A genomic stretch from Chaetodon auriga isolate fChaAug3 chromosome 17, fChaAug3.hap1, whole genome shotgun sequence includes:
- the LOC143335312 gene encoding regulation of nuclear pre-mRNA domain-containing protein 1A-like isoform X2, with the protein MSAFSEAALEKKLSELSNSQQSVQTLSLWLIHHRKHSRTIVNVWFNELRKAQVSRKLTFLYLANDVIQNSKKKGPEFTQDFAPVIVDAFKHVYRDGDEGCKKQLGRVLSIWQERAVYENNLLDQLSQVLYGEKKTKKRSYEEIQPDDEDFASQSSPAEPPQTAELIRALQELENAASGDSVLRQRISSLPAEVQDTSLLHRITDKESGERLSRLVEEACMLLADYSGRLAAEIDDRRQLTRTLTIFLQSQKDGLAQNEQKLEEYKRKLARVTQVRKELRSRLNNLPGGLYNSSD; encoded by the exons ATGTCAGCTTTCTCTGAGGCGGCTTTAGAAAAGAAATTATCCGAGCTTAGCAACTCACAGCAAAGTGTGCAGACGTTGTCGCTATGGCTCATTCACCACAGAAAACACTCGAGGACCATTGTCAATGTTTGGTTCAACGAACTGAGAAAAG CTCAGGTATCACGCAAGCTGACCTTCCTTTACTTGGCCAACGATGTCATTCAAAACAGCAAGAAGAAAGGACCAGAATTCACCCAGGACTTTGCACCGGTCATCGTTGATGCATTCAAACATGTTTACAG AGATGGTGATGAGGGCTGTAAGAAACAGCTGGGTCGAGTTTTATCCATCTGGCAGGAGAGAGCTGTGTATGAGAACAACCTGCTGGATCAGCTCTCACAAGTCCTGT ATGGAGAAAAGAAGACTAAGAAGAGGTCATATGAGGAGATCCAACCAGATGATGAGGACTTTGCTTCCCAAAGCTCCCCAGCCGAGCCCCCACAG ACAGCGGAATTAATCCGAGCTTTGCAGGAGCTGGAAAATGCAGCCTCTGGCGACTCAGTGCTGCGTCAGCGCATCTCTTCCCTTCCTGCTGAGGTGCAAGACACGTCGCTGCTTCATAGGATCACAG ATAAGGAATCGGGGGAGCGGCTTTCCCGGCTGGTGGAGGAGGCCTGCATGCTGCTAGCAGACTACAGCGGCCGCTTGGCGGCAGAGATTGACGACAGGAGGCAGCTCACACGCACACTAACCATCTTCCTGCAAAGTCAGAAGGACGGCCTGGCCCAGAATGAGCAGAAACTTGAA GAATACAAACGCAAACTGGCGAGGGTGACCCAGGTCCGCAAGGAGCTGCGTTCACGCCTGAACAATCTTCCGGGAGGACTCTACAACTCTTCAGACTGA
- the LOC143335312 gene encoding regulation of nuclear pre-mRNA domain-containing protein 1A-like isoform X3, whose amino-acid sequence MAHSPQKTLEDHCQCLVQRTEKSKKKGPEFTQDFAPVIVDAFKHVYRDGDEGCKKQLGRVLSIWQERAVYENNLLDQLSQVLYGEKKTKKRSYEEIQPDDEDFASQSSPAEPPQTAELIRALQELENAASGDSVLRQRISSLPAEVQDTSLLHRITDKESGERLSRLVEEACMLLADYSGRLAAEIDDRRQLTRTLTIFLQSQKDGLAQNEQKLEVRKSLFPLSITDCLCVSDSLLCHYFRFSVLIRLCSRAFTHVVSVNILN is encoded by the exons ATGGCTCATTCACCACAGAAAACACTCGAGGACCATTGTCAATGTTTGGTTCAACGAACTGAGAAAAG CAAGAAGAAAGGACCAGAATTCACCCAGGACTTTGCACCGGTCATCGTTGATGCATTCAAACATGTTTACAG AGATGGTGATGAGGGCTGTAAGAAACAGCTGGGTCGAGTTTTATCCATCTGGCAGGAGAGAGCTGTGTATGAGAACAACCTGCTGGATCAGCTCTCACAAGTCCTGT ATGGAGAAAAGAAGACTAAGAAGAGGTCATATGAGGAGATCCAACCAGATGATGAGGACTTTGCTTCCCAAAGCTCCCCAGCCGAGCCCCCACAG ACAGCGGAATTAATCCGAGCTTTGCAGGAGCTGGAAAATGCAGCCTCTGGCGACTCAGTGCTGCGTCAGCGCATCTCTTCCCTTCCTGCTGAGGTGCAAGACACGTCGCTGCTTCATAGGATCACAG ATAAGGAATCGGGGGAGCGGCTTTCCCGGCTGGTGGAGGAGGCCTGCATGCTGCTAGCAGACTACAGCGGCCGCTTGGCGGCAGAGATTGACGACAGGAGGCAGCTCACACGCACACTAACCATCTTCCTGCAAAGTCAGAAGGACGGCCTGGCCCAGAATGAGCAGAAACTTGAAGTGCGTAAatcactttttcctctttcaatcACTgattgtttatgtgtgtctgacTCACTTTTGTGTCATTATTTTCGATTTTCCGTGTTGATCCGTCTGTGTAGCCGTGCATTCACACATGTAGTGTCTGTCAACATTTTGAACTAA
- the LOC143335312 gene encoding regulation of nuclear pre-mRNA domain-containing protein 1A-like isoform X1, protein MSAFSEAALEKKLSELSNSQQSVQTLSLWLIHHRKHSRTIVNVWFNELRKAQVSRKLTFLYLANDVIQNSKKKGPEFTQDFAPVIVDAFKHVYRDGDEGCKKQLGRVLSIWQERAVYENNLLDQLSQVLYGEKKTKKRSYEEIQPDDEDFASQSSPAEPPQTAELIRALQELENAASGDSVLRQRISSLPAEVQDTSLLHRITDKESGERLSRLVEEACMLLADYSGRLAAEIDDRRQLTRTLTIFLQSQKDGLAQNEQKLEVRKSLFPLSITDCLCVSDSLLCHYFRFSVLIRLCSRAFTHVVSVNILN, encoded by the exons ATGTCAGCTTTCTCTGAGGCGGCTTTAGAAAAGAAATTATCCGAGCTTAGCAACTCACAGCAAAGTGTGCAGACGTTGTCGCTATGGCTCATTCACCACAGAAAACACTCGAGGACCATTGTCAATGTTTGGTTCAACGAACTGAGAAAAG CTCAGGTATCACGCAAGCTGACCTTCCTTTACTTGGCCAACGATGTCATTCAAAACAGCAAGAAGAAAGGACCAGAATTCACCCAGGACTTTGCACCGGTCATCGTTGATGCATTCAAACATGTTTACAG AGATGGTGATGAGGGCTGTAAGAAACAGCTGGGTCGAGTTTTATCCATCTGGCAGGAGAGAGCTGTGTATGAGAACAACCTGCTGGATCAGCTCTCACAAGTCCTGT ATGGAGAAAAGAAGACTAAGAAGAGGTCATATGAGGAGATCCAACCAGATGATGAGGACTTTGCTTCCCAAAGCTCCCCAGCCGAGCCCCCACAG ACAGCGGAATTAATCCGAGCTTTGCAGGAGCTGGAAAATGCAGCCTCTGGCGACTCAGTGCTGCGTCAGCGCATCTCTTCCCTTCCTGCTGAGGTGCAAGACACGTCGCTGCTTCATAGGATCACAG ATAAGGAATCGGGGGAGCGGCTTTCCCGGCTGGTGGAGGAGGCCTGCATGCTGCTAGCAGACTACAGCGGCCGCTTGGCGGCAGAGATTGACGACAGGAGGCAGCTCACACGCACACTAACCATCTTCCTGCAAAGTCAGAAGGACGGCCTGGCCCAGAATGAGCAGAAACTTGAAGTGCGTAAatcactttttcctctttcaatcACTgattgtttatgtgtgtctgacTCACTTTTGTGTCATTATTTTCGATTTTCCGTGTTGATCCGTCTGTGTAGCCGTGCATTCACACATGTAGTGTCTGTCAACATTTTGAACTAA
- the LOC143335312 gene encoding regulation of nuclear pre-mRNA domain-containing protein 1A-like isoform X4: MAHSPQKTLEDHCQCLVQRTEKSKKKGPEFTQDFAPVIVDAFKHVYRDGDEGCKKQLGRVLSIWQERAVYENNLLDQLSQVLYGEKKTKKRSYEEIQPDDEDFASQSSPAEPPQTAELIRALQELENAASGDSVLRQRISSLPAEVQDTSLLHRITDKESGERLSRLVEEACMLLADYSGRLAAEIDDRRQLTRTLTIFLQSQKDGLAQNEQKLEEYKRKLARVTQVRKELRSRLNNLPGGLYNSSD; encoded by the exons ATGGCTCATTCACCACAGAAAACACTCGAGGACCATTGTCAATGTTTGGTTCAACGAACTGAGAAAAG CAAGAAGAAAGGACCAGAATTCACCCAGGACTTTGCACCGGTCATCGTTGATGCATTCAAACATGTTTACAG AGATGGTGATGAGGGCTGTAAGAAACAGCTGGGTCGAGTTTTATCCATCTGGCAGGAGAGAGCTGTGTATGAGAACAACCTGCTGGATCAGCTCTCACAAGTCCTGT ATGGAGAAAAGAAGACTAAGAAGAGGTCATATGAGGAGATCCAACCAGATGATGAGGACTTTGCTTCCCAAAGCTCCCCAGCCGAGCCCCCACAG ACAGCGGAATTAATCCGAGCTTTGCAGGAGCTGGAAAATGCAGCCTCTGGCGACTCAGTGCTGCGTCAGCGCATCTCTTCCCTTCCTGCTGAGGTGCAAGACACGTCGCTGCTTCATAGGATCACAG ATAAGGAATCGGGGGAGCGGCTTTCCCGGCTGGTGGAGGAGGCCTGCATGCTGCTAGCAGACTACAGCGGCCGCTTGGCGGCAGAGATTGACGACAGGAGGCAGCTCACACGCACACTAACCATCTTCCTGCAAAGTCAGAAGGACGGCCTGGCCCAGAATGAGCAGAAACTTGAA GAATACAAACGCAAACTGGCGAGGGTGACCCAGGTCCGCAAGGAGCTGCGTTCACGCCTGAACAATCTTCCGGGAGGACTCTACAACTCTTCAGACTGA